ACTGGCCGGTATCTTCTACACTGGTAGCTTTGCCGGTACAGAAACGCGTCAATTTCATTTCAGAAAAAATATTGGCAATATCGGAGTTGTTTTGATCGTACTTGAAAAAATACCGGATTTCGGCCGGTTAATAGATACCGGTCCGATGCTGACCTGTAACCCAAAAATGGATTTATCCCTCATGCACTCACCGTCTCTTTTTTCACTAAAGCCAACGGCCTCTCTTTGAATCTTAAGTGGTGATGGACGGCGACACAAGCAGCAAAATGAACTCAAAACCAAAACTGCAAAACTGAGAGAGACGAGACAAAACTGAAAGCTCAAAAGACAGAACTAAGAAGAGAGAGCTAAAAtcgtttgaaatttgaaagtggAGAAGAAAGTGTAAAAGAGtgtattagtaatttttttttattgaagttgTGACTGTGATTGTGAGGGAGAGAAATGTGTGGAgaggaaaaagtaaaaaagcaGCAATACCAATGACTGAAAAGATAAGAATACAGGTGATGTATTTATTGTCTTTGTTTTTATCTGATTCATTaatgttttatacttttatggCTGAGtttaacctctttttttttttagatagaatttttctctatcttaatctaagtgtatagttttttttcctctctcctaATTTCTTTGATCAAGTAGTGTTGGAATTGGCTAATAATTTGTTTATAGGCTATTGGTCAAAGAGCCTTATGGGTGTAGCCCCCATAAGGATTTTGGAGTTTAGTTAGAATTAATTCGCGGGTCGAATAATAGGTTAGGGGGTGTGGGCTGTGGGGGGCAACATCGCCTGCACTACAATAtagtaaaatcaaattttatacaaaGTGTTATTTCAATAATACTATAATTTTGTTTCAACTATTATTTACATGCaatttcatacatttaaaattagaatataTAAGAGATTTAGTTCCAATTTGTTATGCTTAAACAAGGGTTTTGTGAGGAGTTGAAGTTTCCTTCCTTCAACTAAAACCTCATTTATATATGCTACTTGAAAATTCTAGTAGGATATTGGTGAACAAGTTTTTCCATGGTCTCGATCCTAAAGAACATCTCTCATGGTCCATTATCACGTCTTCCTTGATTTTTAGGACAATTGCCTAGTTAGGCCCAAACCTCTTTTCATCTTTAAATTCCTGGTTAGTGTAACTTCTCCAGCCACTATATTCGTGCCAGGTAATGAACATGTGTTTTAGGTAAACTAAAGTATTTTAATGTTAGACACGTCTTCGTTGCATTATTTACCCTCTTATCTAAAAGGGTGTTCACGGGTCAGATAAAATCTCAACCCGCCTTTGACCGAAGAGGATGATTGGATCAAGTCTTTAACGGGTGGTAGTTAGCATGGGAGATTTggaaaactacaaaaatctgaTGAGATAACAGTGGAAAATGGTGAAAATTAATATGGTAAGATCTCATTAGATCTGGCGAAAATCTCACTAGATTTAGTGAGATCTCGCTAAAACATGCTTGCATCATCAGTCTAATCGAATCTGGCGAGTTTTGGAGGAGAGAACCTGCCACTTGACTTGTCAGAGTTGGGTATTGATGATGGTGACCCGCTATCAACGTGCACACACTAGTTTGGGTCTCGAGTGGGTCTAGTTTGGCCGGTTGATGGACAACCCTACTCTCATCTCATATATCTCTAGTTGTTGTGAGACTTTTCTTACTTTATTTAAATGGTGAAAATATTAAGATACTTTAATTTGTCTATCAGTTAACCTTTGTTTGTCATAatatcaaagaaaagaagggtaATCCTTTTTTGACTGTAAAAGGTAGAAAGAAGGGTAATCCTCAAATAAACAATTCTTTTATCTTTCTCGTTGGTCCGCCCAACATTTTAAAAGGAAACAGTAGGCAACATACCATTATTAATTAAAGTGGATGCAATATTCCTTTTGGAAATTCTAGTATGGTTTTGCTTCCTTAGGTTACTTTATGACTTTCGGCATTAAGGCAATCAATATCATTACCTCTTTTAAATCCACTCTAACTGTAATATTCATTGTACCATTCTAAGATCAAGTTTAGTATTCTTATTGTACTACTTAGGCTTGCAGTTTTTAGCTTTATGCCGCAATATCAGACTTCTTTCGTTTTCCTAACatgatttataataaagatTGTACCATTCTAAGATCAAGTTTAAGGCTGAATATGCATTTGATGCGTTGGCAACCGaacttttattgtttatatttattgtaGATGTAATATCTATACATTAAATATTGATGAATAACGTAGTGACGTGTCACCTCGGCAAGAACGGATTTTGTGGCAGCTCAACCTTGCTAGGCTAGCAGCTCTACCAGAGCAGTAGGAGCTCAACATGGCTGGCCTCTTTCATCAGGCGAGAAATTAAAAGTCCTCTAACCCTTTTATATGAGAATGTGTATTTAAATTCAACCAAGTACGCCAAGATCTCTGGATAGACCCTATCCGTAACATCGTGGGATATTTTCCAAGATAGAAAATGGGCGCTATGactcaaatttcaaaccacaaccTTAAACCCAGACAATTCATATATAGAAATTGAAACCATTGTCAACCTTAGTATCGGAAAATCCAAAACTCCGGAAATCAATGACAGTGATCCATGCATGTCGAAGAACTAACTTTAAAGTTTCAAGTAATATATTTGTAGTCCTTAATGTTGATCGTAAATATAATGAGTAATTTAATTTAGTGCCATAACATTATTCATAAAATACCGCAACTTTTATCGCAACTAATTTACTTGTTagatttatcaaagaaaaacttTAAAGTTTCAAGTAGTTAATAGTTTGGGCTCAAAGGTGAACAAACAATACCAAAATTTaaggtgtgtttgtttggaggtgaaacaTGGTAAATGGAAAactttggaaagaaaataagaaggaaattttttttggagtgtgtttggttggataagaaggaaggaaaataaatagtagTGGCCAACTATTTTCTCGATCCCCAAAGGAGATAAAACTGAGTGgggatgagttttttttttttttcttcttccttgggCAGTAAGTAATgttgccttttttctttttggcaacgttgcttcttttttattattattattattattttttttttttcctattcttttttttttcttttgattttctagggcCTTGGTGTgatagttggttttttttttttttaaactagacatgatttttttttgggatatgatttttattttttaaataaatttgggtgattgttctttttttgtggttatttgtcatttttttgttttaattgggtattattttttaataagggtatatgagtaaatttattcaaacttttttttttccacccctccactttttcactcccaaccaaacaaaaatgagagaaaataaaatattttttatttactcactatcctctcacttttccactttTCCAACTAGACGAATCCTAAAGCTCAAAGAGAAGCAGTAAATTTTCTTGGTATAGAAGCTTTCTTTACCGAGAAAATCATGCTTAAGGAGGCATATATAGGTTAATTAAACTGAGGtagaaattaataatattactaaaaCAAACTCaggagcattttttttttttaattttaaaatcttacTCAAACAAGTATCGTGCAAAGTTACTGCCTACTTAAATGATTAATTCACTCTCGAGAGTCTTGGTTTTGCTCAACGAAAACTTCAGTCTCCTTAATTTCTTCATCAGCCTCTAGTCACAATCATACATGAGTGAAAACCTAGGAAGCACGGACGCGGCGccggaggtgccgcacccgcgtccgacgcggcgcgacgcggcgacgcgcgagggacgccgctgctcgcgcGTCGATGCCGCGTCGGCCacgtgttttcattttttttccagccgACTCGCGCCGACGCGGCTTGAATCGCGCCGACGCGGCGCCGATTCGAGCAGATtcgggccgattcggccagaatcggtCTGTTTCGGCTGTTTCGGCCATATCGGCCGgcgaccgaaacggccgaaacatgCCCGAAACAGGCCGAAATTCATGCTTCAACAGTCGAAATCGGCtctaaatgagacccaaaaaccctaaatctatccttccttaattttattttgaatatttgttgcttcttttgtgttttctttttggttttgtgttgtgttttgtgtttcttgctttttttctttctttgttttgtgaatcaaggcataataaattagtaatatgttttttaagaatattttaatagtaaaaatatatagaaaatataaataaaaatatttttaataattttttaattgccgagtcccgccgcacccgcacccacctttttcaaaaattgccgagtcccgcacccgtacccgcacccgtacccgtacccgcacccgcacccgtgcttcataggtgaAAACTAACTAAAATTTATACAATCCTTTTTTTGCCTACCCATAAAAGCCCCGGGGCttatataacaaaatattctGTAACTGAATTCTCTGCAGTTCAATGAAGTTCACTTCTCCGAAGGCCACAACTAATTTTTCAAATCTCGGCTTCGTCTCATATTCGCCTCTTGTCTTGAAGTTCATATGAGCTATCTATACTGCAGTCAACTCCATTTTTTGCACTTTGACCATTCCACTTCACAAGCTCGATACAAATGGAAGCCCACAAAATTACATGAACATTAACAAAGTTTAAGATCAAAAGAATACATCAAATTTGTTACGGAATCATCAGCCAACAACTTCAGGATCTAACCCATAACCTAACTTTCATACAAGACTACAATACGTTAATGCCTCATGGGGCCTTATCTAATAACAATTTGAACTAGCCAATAGCTTCTACAAATTGAAAGGTAGGAGTGCGGAAAAAGCACTTCTTCAATATATCCATTCCTTCAGAAGTACTTTTGTTTGTATAATATACGACTGAAATGCCCTAATATATACTATCTGATTATCTATCCAAAAAGATAATCGTATATATGTACGTAGCTAATAGCAGAATATTAAATTTTCCGCAAAAGGTAGCGCATGCCCGAAACGAGGAAGGCAGCAAtgcaaaagagagaaagaaaaagaaaaaagaaacatctATTATGTTATAACATTGGAGATGTAAGCAAAGTATTAGAAGGTAAGTATCAGCAGTTGGTCTTGTTCCTCCAATTGAAGACACATGAATGCATAACCATGCAGTTAAGGTAAGTAATGGAGAAAAAAGTTAACACGTTTAACCTCTAGGCTCTAGGCTCTAGCTAGTGCTGCCCATCAAAGTCAAAAAACATCGTCTTCCAAATCAAGCAAAGGTGTTCAACACTGTAGAAATGCATCAGTACTTTTACTTTCTTGGTTAAATTCACATTCCCCTTTTCTATATAAGTCTCTAAGCATTGGAAGTGGAGGATAAACTGTCAGTTCTATGCAACTTCTATtcgaaaacattttttttttaatctttgcaGGTCTTCTAGCTAGTTGGATCTTAACGACAATTAATTGTGTAGTTGGGGCCGGGAGTCAGCTATTCAGGTTTGCTTAATGATATTAACTtaacatcatcattattattattattgtgaacTTACTGTGATGTCTCGGGCTTGTTTTTTAACACCATCTTTGTGTGAGCACATTTGGCATTCTATGTTGGAAGCTTTATCATGTTTTACTGCGCTAGTTAAAATTTAAactgaaaaaattaattaaccatGCTTTAAAGACGttgatttagaattttttttttatttaattttttattaaaaaaaaacaattaattgtcTTGACGactttgatattttcaaatttacatTTATACAGCGGTCCTAATCTAGTAAGTATCAGCTAATTACAACTTTATAgtttttacccaaaaattaaaaactaaaaactaacaGACACTTCAAAGGTCATTGCGCATTCAAGTTTTATTATCCGAAATCAAAAtagtgataataataataaacaatggAGTAGTGTTCGTAAGATCCttattataattgataaaatattatcaaaataaacaaaaaatccatTAGGATcacatatatacaaaaatatgcagattatatagtttataaatttattaacatCTGTAATAGTTTAGAAGAATTaatgtaacaaaaaaatttaatggacagtgacaaattataaataatgtaGTGTTCATAAGATGCTCATAAATGATAGTAATATTTTATCAAatcaaaataacaataacaaaaaatacgTTAGGATTCCAATATATGTAAAAAGGCCACAAGAACCATCAGATATAGAGGAATTTTAGGcattctacaaattttatatattgatatgttAATTTTTAAGCACAAGACAGAAAAAGTAATCagaatatttatatatttataatgttattaatatttacattttttttagaaacaaacacacacacaagagaaaggaaaatgagTTTTAACACAAATGCACACCACAACTacactaaaaaattattgtaacttttattaatatttacattCAATTCAACATTAATGTGTAAGTTTTTTCAATTAAAGTTGGTATTAGATACAATTGTGTCAATTACATCTACATAGGTTTTATAAGTATAATCTAAGAACCAAAAATTATACTTGGTAACAAAAACCTACTTCATCTTCTTGCAGCGTTTCTACCCGTTGCAAGAGAGATCATGGTGAGGCCTGAACTTTCCATTAAGAACATATTGGACTTATGGACTAAATGAAACATCGAAATGCTAATACTAGTGAATTTTTCCTTGCAAATCATCCTCACTCTCTTTGGTGGCCGCAGAAGATACATTCCTGGCTTTTGGATAAGATTCACAGTATGGTCCTCTTACTTGCTGTCCAGTTCTATTGGAAAGATTGTTATAAGCAAACTCACTACCATAGATGCTAAGCACAGTGTACTAAATGCAACTCTTTCGTCAGACCAAACTGATGTCCACCCTGAACTGAAAGCGTTGTTGGCACCACTTGTCTTTGTGCAATTCGGAAACCCAGATGGCATAACTGCCTACTCAATAGAAGATAATCGTTTGGGGTTGAGGCAATTAATTGGCCTACTCATCCAAGTAGGTGTGGTAATTTGGATACTTGTTCGGTGCTGGACAAAGTATAAGATCTCATTTCTTTTGTTGCCAATGTTTGTGGCTGGTATAACCAAGTATGGAGAGACCGTATGGGCTCTCAGGTCAGCATTCACTGGGAATTCTGGCATAACCGTTTCAGAAATTGACCAAGAAGAAGCTGTTCCTGGTTTACTCCAACAGCTACCCGAGAGGATTTCTGGTGTAGAATTGATCTTAAAGGCTTATTATCGGTTTAGCTGCTTGAAGCCTCACCTTGAGAATTGGCTCTACAAGCCTTTATATGAGTCTCTTCCATGGATGTCCATTGATGCATATTCAGCTGAGGATGTCTTCAGAATTACAGATTTTGAACTTGGTTTCATGTACGATGTGCTGTATACGAAGGCGCCTATTATATATACATGGCAAGGTTGTATTCTTCGTATCATCAGTTTCTTGAGTTTAGTTTCCACATTATGTGGATTTGCAATCTTGTCTCGCCAAGACTCCCACAAAATTACAGGTAAATGTCTTGTATTTACATATGTGGTGCTAATTGCGGCAGTCATACTAGAGCTTTATTAGATCATACAGCTACCTTTCTCAGAGTGGGCAATACTCAAAATGGTGAGGCACCATAACAAGCCT
This genomic stretch from Castanea sativa cultivar Marrone di Chiusa Pesio chromosome 1, ASM4071231v1 harbors:
- the LOC142635606 gene encoding uncharacterized protein LOC142635606: MLILVNFSLQIILTLFGGRRRYIPGFWIRFTVWSSYLLSSSIGKIVISKLTTIDAKHSVLNATLSSDQTDVHPELKALLAPLVFVQFGNPDGITAYSIEDNRLGLRQLIGLLIQVGVVIWILVRCWTKYKISFLLLPMFVAGITKYGETVWALRSAFTGNSGITVSEIDQEEAVPGLLQQLPERISGVELILKAYYRFSCLKPHLENWLYKPLYESLPWMSIDAYSAEDVFRITDFELGFMYDVLYTKAPIIYTWQGCILRIISFLSLVSTLCGFAILSRQDSHKITEWAILKMVRHHNKPVVMKYLRALGLKSRKWKRWSNSLGQFNLFSFCLHDQKLKYSRMIKFSGIDMELRTTMNRIRVEFPEELKELIVHEMKEVDNARDSKPITQRGQWALERYGCLNYEFKWSVKRDFDKSILIWHIATDICYHSNVQDGIPNSQIEMGKLLSNYMMYVLAMRPHMICTTTANIIFQHAYTKIMILLRTRPSLIKDEGEACRIFRMEELPNECSLDKNKETMVTSNWYVLRDAQRLSRSLMRRDNRWHIINSVWVEMLCYAASNCPVDYHAEQLRRGGGLITHVWLLLAHKTDKFYNSD